A genome region from Hydrogenoanaerobacterium saccharovorans includes the following:
- a CDS encoding DUF2284 domain-containing protein: MDLVQKIMDMGAHQAAQIKVEDIPFDRSFRSLCESNACGNYGKSYMCPPDAGDIDELIAKAKTFDYAVVYQTVGSLEDSYDFEGMMAAGERQNDLAQEISIAFKDNFAETLHLGAGGCRVCPVCAKRTDEPCRYPEKALSSLETYGIAVSELAARCGMKYIHGANTVTYFGAFFYKK; the protein is encoded by the coding sequence GTGGATTTGGTACAAAAAATAATGGATATGGGCGCACATCAGGCGGCTCAAATTAAAGTGGAAGATATCCCATTCGACCGCAGTTTTCGCAGCCTTTGTGAAAGTAATGCATGCGGCAATTACGGCAAAAGCTATATGTGCCCACCCGATGCAGGCGATATTGATGAATTGATTGCCAAAGCAAAAACTTTTGATTACGCTGTTGTATACCAAACAGTTGGATCCCTTGAAGACAGCTACGATTTTGAGGGAATGATGGCTGCTGGTGAACGACAAAATGACCTGGCTCAAGAAATTTCAATTGCTTTTAAAGACAATTTTGCTGAAACTTTACATTTGGGTGCAGGTGGATGCCGCGTATGTCCGGTATGTGCAAAACGCACAGATGAGCCGTGCCGTTATCCCGAAAAAGCGCTATCGTCGCTCGAAACTTACGGCATCGCAGTGTCTGAGCTTGCGGCACGCTGCGGGATGAAGTACATACACGGTGCCAACACTGTAACTTATTTTGGTGCATTTTTTTATAAAAAGTAA
- the rsxC gene encoding electron transport complex subunit RsxC gives MSIAKEKLLNGIRVAHLKNTENVQTVSMPVPSRVTIPMIQHLGAPCKSIVKPGDRVLVGQLIGECQGSFYAPIHSSVSGTVKAIDSMVISSGGSCETVIIDTDGMQEISSDVKVPVINSKESFIEAIKQSGLVGLGGAGFPTWVKLNIKSEQKADYLIINAAECEPYITSDYREMLENTDDILAGMAAVKKYLNVGKVIISIEKNKPKAIELFEKLAAQTKEFEVFVLQCKYPKGAEKVIIHDTVGRVVPEGKLPIDVGTIVMNVASVGFVGTYMRTGMPLIQKRITVDGGAITEAKNVMVPIGTSIQDVAEFCGGIKGEARKILMGGPMMGIALYDMDMPIIKNNNAVLFFNEKQAKEQKTTLCIRCGKCGQVCPVRLMPVSIERAFEAKDVERLSALKVNMCVECGCCSFICPAKRPLVQTNRASKKLLRETKK, from the coding sequence TTGAGTATAGCAAAAGAAAAACTGCTAAATGGCATCCGTGTTGCTCATTTAAAGAATACCGAAAATGTGCAAACAGTATCTATGCCTGTTCCGTCTCGAGTAACGATTCCCATGATTCAGCATCTGGGAGCGCCCTGTAAAAGCATTGTAAAACCAGGAGACCGTGTTTTGGTTGGCCAGTTGATCGGTGAATGTCAGGGCTCTTTTTACGCGCCTATTCATTCAAGTGTATCGGGCACAGTAAAGGCAATTGATTCGATGGTCATCTCATCAGGCGGCAGTTGCGAAACAGTCATCATTGATACAGACGGTATGCAGGAGATCAGCAGTGATGTAAAAGTTCCTGTTATAAATTCCAAAGAAAGCTTTATTGAGGCTATCAAGCAATCCGGTCTGGTCGGTCTTGGTGGTGCGGGATTCCCCACTTGGGTAAAGCTTAATATTAAATCTGAGCAAAAAGCAGATTATTTAATCATTAATGCTGCAGAATGTGAGCCTTACATTACCTCAGATTATCGTGAGATGCTTGAAAATACCGACGATATTCTGGCAGGTATGGCTGCGGTAAAAAAATATTTAAATGTTGGCAAGGTTATTATAAGCATAGAAAAAAACAAGCCAAAAGCAATTGAGCTTTTTGAAAAGCTTGCTGCCCAAACGAAAGAATTTGAAGTGTTTGTTTTGCAATGCAAATACCCCAAAGGTGCTGAGAAGGTAATCATCCACGACACAGTAGGCAGAGTAGTGCCGGAAGGCAAATTGCCCATTGATGTGGGAACCATTGTGATGAACGTAGCTTCGGTAGGCTTTGTAGGTACTTATATGCGAACAGGCATGCCGTTGATACAAAAACGCATTACCGTAGACGGGGGTGCTATTACCGAAGCAAAAAATGTAATGGTTCCCATCGGTACTTCCATCCAAGATGTTGCAGAGTTTTGTGGTGGGATAAAAGGCGAAGCCCGCAAGATACTGATGGGCGGCCCTATGATGGGCATTGCTTTATATGATATGGACATGCCTATCATAAAAAATAACAATGCTGTGCTATTCTTTAATGAAAAACAGGCAAAAGAACAAAAAACAACATTGTGCATCCGCTGCGGAAAATGCGGACAGGTATGCCCCGTTCGCCTGATGCCTGTTTCAATTGAACGCGCATTTGAAGCAAAAGATGTTGAGCGGCTTAGTGCTTTAAAGGTTAATATGTGCGTAGAATGCGGTTGCTGTTCTTTTATTTGCCCTGCTAAACGTCCGCTAGTGCAGACAAACAGAGCTTCTAAAAAGCTATTGAGAGAAACTAAAAAGTAG
- a CDS encoding FAD:protein FMN transferase yields the protein MMLKKKNLMIGVILTATAVLAALLFFSIREEKEDRVDFLMDTFIQQQITGRKAKQTGEKVFQALKAFDDSLSMYNTESEISKINNAAGISYVKVAEQTYNLLKRSQELSTLHNSFDFTIAPITALWHEAKENGVPPTEEQVAQRLALVDYKKVLFNDEEQSVMLAEKGMAIDMGGIAKGYACDVVRSIYQKSDISTALISIGGNVYTYRTPRGKQGYRVGIRNPIGDSADALLSLMSTEQVIATSGAYERFFEYQGISYHHIIDKNTGFPAQSDLLSATIVTADGALADFLSTTYYILGKKAVLETIEQEKATLAKGETPQFAIIAIDKQYNIYVSPSLKDKVELLEDDGGKYRFAV from the coding sequence ATGATGTTAAAAAAGAAAAATTTAATGATTGGCGTTATTTTGACAGCAACTGCAGTATTAGCGGCTTTGCTCTTTTTTTCTATTAGAGAGGAAAAAGAAGACCGTGTGGATTTTTTGATGGATACGTTTATTCAGCAGCAGATAACAGGAAGAAAAGCAAAACAGACGGGCGAAAAAGTTTTTCAGGCGTTAAAAGCGTTTGATGATAGTTTGTCTATGTATAACACCGAATCTGAAATTTCTAAAATCAACAACGCTGCCGGAATATCCTACGTTAAGGTAGCTGAGCAAACCTATAATCTGCTTAAACGCTCACAGGAGCTATCTACTTTGCACAACTCGTTTGACTTTACCATTGCGCCGATTACTGCGCTGTGGCACGAAGCCAAAGAAAACGGCGTACCCCCAACAGAAGAGCAGGTTGCCCAAAGGCTTGCCTTAGTAGATTACAAAAAAGTGCTTTTTAATGACGAAGAGCAGTCGGTTATGCTCGCCGAAAAAGGCATGGCAATAGATATGGGCGGCATAGCAAAGGGATATGCATGTGATGTGGTTCGTTCCATCTATCAAAAATCGGACATCTCTACCGCATTAATTTCAATAGGCGGCAATGTTTATACCTATCGCACACCTCGGGGCAAACAAGGCTACCGTGTAGGAATACGCAACCCCATTGGTGACAGTGCAGATGCATTGCTTTCTCTTATGAGTACCGAGCAGGTGATTGCCACCTCGGGTGCATACGAACGTTTTTTTGAATATCAAGGAATATCCTATCACCATATCATAGATAAAAACACTGGGTTTCCCGCCCAGAGCGATTTGTTATCTGCAACCATTGTAACCGCAGACGGAGCACTGGCGGATTTTTTATCTACTACATACTATATTTTGGGTAAAAAGGCTGTTTTAGAAACCATTGAACAAGAAAAAGCAACGCTTGCAAAAGGTGAAACTCCGCAATTCGCGATTATTGCAATTGACAAGCAGTATAACATCTATGTTTCTCCATCGTTAAAAGACAAAGTTGAACTTTTAGAGGATGATGGTGGAAAATATCGGTTCGCAGTATAG
- a CDS encoding DedA family protein — protein MQDWIIEIMNQYGYIGILLLIAIENIFPPIPSEVILTFGGFMTTYSNMQVWGVILAATAGSVLGAIVLYGVGRLLSPQRLEHWLEGKIGRLLHFKKGDVTKACGWFEKRGKSTVLFCRCIPIVRSLISIPAGMAKMNMGLFLLFTTIGSFVWNIILVYFGVFAGASWESILDYMSTYSHITLAVLVIVALICTVIFFKKRFASKDNDSSSK, from the coding sequence TTGCAGGACTGGATTATTGAAATTATGAACCAATACGGCTATATCGGTATATTATTGCTGATTGCCATAGAAAACATTTTTCCTCCAATTCCATCGGAGGTCATACTCACATTTGGTGGATTTATGACAACCTACAGTAACATGCAGGTTTGGGGCGTTATTCTCGCAGCTACGGCTGGTTCGGTACTCGGTGCGATCGTGCTTTACGGTGTTGGCAGGCTGCTTTCTCCGCAGCGGCTTGAGCATTGGTTAGAGGGTAAAATAGGGCGCTTGCTGCACTTTAAAAAAGGCGATGTTACCAAAGCATGCGGCTGGTTTGAAAAACGCGGAAAAAGCACAGTTTTGTTTTGCCGTTGCATCCCTATCGTACGCAGTTTAATATCTATCCCTGCGGGTATGGCAAAAATGAATATGGGTCTATTTTTGCTATTTACAACAATAGGCTCTTTTGTTTGGAATATAATTCTTGTATATTTTGGCGTGTTTGCGGGTGCCTCGTGGGAAAGCATTTTAGATTATATGAGCACTTATTCGCATATTACACTGGCAGTGCTTGTAATAGTCGCACTGATATGCACCGTGATTTTCTTTAAAAAGCGATTCGCATCAAAAGATAACGATTCATCTTCTAAATAA
- a CDS encoding Gx transporter family protein — protein sequence MKRKISTYQVAFLGMMLAVALVLSFFESTLCAFMAIPPGIKLGLANLATMYTLFFAGNVPAVILVLLKSAFVGLTRGFTGFFLSLSGGILSILVLMLLKRFNNMGLSYIGISVVGSIFHNIGQILAASILIRSVLTLYYSMVLIVSGAVMGVLTGITFGQLVPYFNKFSNKYK from the coding sequence ATGAAAAGAAAAATCAGTACCTACCAGGTTGCATTCCTTGGGATGATGCTTGCGGTTGCACTGGTTCTTTCGTTTTTTGAAAGTACGCTATGTGCTTTTATGGCGATTCCGCCGGGAATCAAGCTTGGGCTTGCAAACCTGGCAACGATGTACACACTTTTTTTTGCCGGTAACGTACCCGCTGTAATTCTTGTTTTATTAAAATCGGCTTTTGTTGGGCTGACCAGAGGCTTTACAGGTTTTTTCTTAAGCCTTTCGGGCGGTATCCTTTCTATTCTTGTGCTGATGCTTTTAAAACGATTTAACAACATGGGTTTATCTTATATCGGCATAAGTGTGGTTGGTTCGATATTTCACAATATCGGGCAAATATTGGCGGCATCCATTTTGATTCGTTCGGTTTTAACCCTTTACTACAGCATGGTATTGATTGTATCCGGTGCAGTGATGGGTGTTCTAACCGGAATCACCTTTGGACAGTTGGTACCCTATTTTAATAAGTTTAGCAACAAATATAAGTAG
- a CDS encoding FMN-binding protein, with translation MKKFGIALVAALLSASLLTGCSAGMKDGTYKAEYKNADDHGWKDYVQVTVSGGKISEVDFDSVNEQGVLKSADAGYKDAMEPVSGTYPEKFMKELEDQLVSKQEVKKVDTLAGATLSSDSFKVLVNEALSKGAKKGNTETIVVE, from the coding sequence ATGAAAAAATTTGGCATTGCATTGGTTGCAGCACTTTTAAGCGCATCTCTCTTGACAGGTTGCAGCGCTGGAATGAAAGACGGCACATACAAAGCAGAGTACAAAAACGCTGATGATCACGGTTGGAAAGATTATGTACAAGTTACTGTTTCCGGCGGTAAAATTTCCGAAGTTGACTTCGACTCTGTCAATGAACAAGGCGTACTGAAATCGGCGGATGCTGGCTACAAAGATGCTATGGAGCCCGTTTCAGGTACTTATCCTGAAAAGTTCATGAAAGAACTTGAAGACCAATTGGTAAGCAAACAAGAAGTTAAAAAGGTTGATACTCTTGCAGGTGCAACCCTTTCATCAGATTCTTTTAAAGTTCTTGTGAATGAGGCTCTTTCCAAAGGCGCTAAAAAGGGCAACACTGAAACGATTGTTGTAGAGTAA
- the rsxE gene encoding electron transport complex subunit E: MTYLSILLNGIIKENPVMVMLLGTCPSLAVTTMVSNSIGMGLATTFVLIGSNVVISLIKKLIPSTVRIPCYVVVIAGFVTIIKQLMMAYVQPLYVALGVFLDLIVVNCILLGRAEVFASKNKVSYAFFDGLGMGLGFTLSLFVIGSIRELLGSGTWMGFTVTAGFIEPMAIFASPAGGFFVYGILIALVGVLMRKKGKTPRKSFGCSSCPSAGICQNKQEEC; encoded by the coding sequence ATGACCTATCTGTCTATTTTACTAAACGGTATCATTAAGGAAAACCCCGTTATGGTGATGCTGCTGGGTACCTGTCCATCATTGGCGGTAACTACAATGGTCAGCAATTCTATTGGTATGGGGCTTGCCACAACATTCGTTTTAATTGGTTCAAACGTTGTAATTTCTCTGATTAAAAAGCTGATTCCTTCCACTGTACGTATCCCCTGCTATGTTGTTGTTATCGCAGGGTTTGTAACCATCATCAAGCAATTAATGATGGCTTATGTACAGCCGCTTTATGTGGCACTTGGCGTGTTTCTTGACCTCATCGTTGTAAACTGCATTTTACTTGGGCGTGCAGAAGTTTTTGCAAGCAAAAATAAAGTAAGCTATGCATTTTTTGACGGGCTTGGCATGGGGCTTGGTTTCACCTTGTCTCTGTTCGTTATCGGCAGTATTCGTGAGCTTTTAGGCAGCGGCACTTGGATGGGCTTCACTGTAACTGCCGGCTTCATTGAGCCAATGGCTATTTTTGCTTCACCCGCTGGCGGCTTTTTTGTTTATGGTATTCTTATTGCGCTGGTTGGCGTGTTGATGAGAAAAAAAGGCAAAACACCAAGAAAATCTTTTGGCTGTTCATCCTGCCCTTCCGCAGGAATCTGCCAGAATAAACAGGAGGAGTGCTGA
- a CDS encoding electron transport complex protein RnfA, translating into MELAKSLSIVLFSAILVNNFVLSKFMGICPFLGVSKNLKSAFGMSCAVTFVMLMATAVTHPLYTYLLVPNGLEYLDTVSFILVIAAFVQLVEIVLKRYIPALHKTLGVYLPLITTNCAILGVTLLNIKEGYSYGVSLVNALGGGLGFMLAMVLFAGVRTRLEDSRILRPFEGLPITLISASIVALSFLGFGGVIDGIFK; encoded by the coding sequence ATGGAACTTGCAAAATCTTTGAGCATCGTGTTGTTCAGCGCCATTCTGGTGAACAACTTTGTACTTTCAAAATTTATGGGTATCTGCCCGTTTCTCGGTGTATCTAAAAACTTGAAATCTGCCTTTGGCATGAGCTGTGCTGTTACTTTTGTAATGTTGATGGCTACTGCAGTAACCCACCCGCTTTACACCTATCTGCTTGTACCAAACGGCCTTGAATACCTTGATACCGTTTCGTTTATCCTCGTTATTGCGGCGTTCGTACAGTTGGTTGAGATTGTTCTTAAACGTTATATTCCTGCACTGCACAAAACACTGGGTGTTTACCTGCCGCTTATTACTACAAACTGCGCTATTTTAGGTGTAACTTTGCTGAACATTAAAGAGGGTTACAGCTATGGTGTTTCACTGGTAAATGCATTGGGTGGCGGACTTGGCTTTATGCTTGCAATGGTATTGTTCGCAGGGGTTCGTACCCGTTTGGAGGACAGCCGTATACTTCGCCCGTTTGAGGGTCTGCCGATCACACTGATTTCCGCTTCGATTGTTGCTTTGTCGTTTTTAGGTTTCGGCGGTGTAATCGACGGTATATTTAAATAA
- a CDS encoding RnfABCDGE type electron transport complex subunit D: MTKKLIVSSSPHIRSPRTTQSIMLDVVIALLPTLVAATIIFGSKALILTVVCAASCVFFEWALCKITKQDNTISDLSAVVTGIILAYNLPAELPIWMAVIGSFVAIVIVKGLFGGIGQNFANPALVGRIVLFVSFSSAMTTWVKPFSYQYGTTDVMTTATPLDMMRAGKWTEYSDLFFGTIGGCLGETCALTLIIGCIYLVIRKVINPIIPLVYIGTVALGAFLGGEDVLFHVLSGGLMLGAVFMATDYTTSPTTNWGKVIFAAGCGIITIIIRLFGSYTEGVSFSILLMNILTPYIEKATLPKVLGGAYK; this comes from the coding sequence TTGACTAAAAAATTAATAGTATCATCATCGCCGCATATTCGCAGCCCAAGAACAACGCAAAGCATTATGCTGGATGTTGTAATTGCACTGCTGCCGACATTGGTTGCGGCAACCATTATCTTTGGCAGCAAGGCGCTGATACTGACGGTGGTCTGTGCTGCATCCTGCGTGTTTTTTGAGTGGGCATTATGCAAAATCACCAAGCAGGATAACACAATATCTGATTTGAGTGCAGTGGTAACAGGTATCATCTTAGCTTACAATTTACCCGCTGAGCTGCCTATTTGGATGGCAGTAATCGGCTCGTTTGTAGCGATTGTAATTGTAAAAGGGCTGTTTGGCGGCATAGGACAAAACTTTGCCAACCCTGCGTTGGTAGGCCGAATTGTGCTGTTTGTTTCGTTCTCGTCTGCTATGACCACATGGGTAAAGCCATTCTCATACCAATATGGCACCACCGATGTTATGACTACGGCTACTCCCCTTGATATGATGCGTGCCGGAAAATGGACCGAATACAGCGACCTGTTTTTTGGAACTATCGGCGGATGCCTTGGCGAAACCTGCGCGCTTACACTTATCATCGGCTGTATCTATCTCGTAATCCGCAAAGTCATCAACCCCATTATTCCTCTGGTATACATCGGTACAGTTGCACTCGGTGCTTTTTTAGGCGGCGAGGATGTACTATTTCATGTACTCAGTGGCGGCTTGATGCTTGGCGCCGTATTTATGGCAACCGACTACACTACCTCCCCCACCACCAACTGGGGTAAGGTAATATTTGCCGCAGGGTGCGGTATCATCACAATTATAATTCGTCTGTTCGGTTCATACACCGAGGGTGTTTCTTTTTCTATCTTGCTGATGAATATTCTCACACCGTATATTGAAAAAGCAACCCTTCCAAAGGTGTTAGGAGGTGCATATAAATGA
- a CDS encoding DUF1622 domain-containing protein, whose amino-acid sequence MHVLLTKVVDFAILLFELVGVLIVVASGIHGTYSYLKRDPYTKLNLAKGLAMGLEFKMGSEILRTVVVRDFSEILTVAGIIILRAALSFLIHWEIKNGEVAESEHALNKD is encoded by the coding sequence ATGCATGTACTGTTAACCAAAGTGGTTGACTTTGCAATTCTTTTATTTGAATTGGTGGGGGTTCTTATAGTCGTTGCTTCGGGGATTCATGGTACATACAGTTATTTAAAGCGCGACCCTTATACAAAGCTGAATCTTGCAAAAGGTTTGGCAATGGGATTGGAATTTAAAATGGGCAGCGAGATACTGCGTACCGTTGTAGTGCGCGACTTCAGTGAGATTTTAACGGTTGCGGGTATTATTATATTGCGTGCGGCATTAAGCTTCTTGATTCATTGGGAGATTAAGAATGGAGAAGTGGCAGAATCGGAACATGCCCTAAACAAAGATTAA
- a CDS encoding DUF6514 family protein, giving the protein MYWVVKEKYVNDDYGIYESYGIKTEGYYIGDISTDFKSVEELAHLCNTYELSTMHLKDVVEDWLQK; this is encoded by the coding sequence GTGTATTGGGTTGTGAAAGAAAAGTATGTAAACGATGACTATGGTATTTACGAAAGCTATGGTATCAAGACGGAGGGATATTACATTGGAGACATATCCACTGATTTCAAGAGTGTGGAAGAGCTTGCACATCTTTGCAATACATATGAGTTAAGTACGATGCATCTAAAAGATGTGGTAGAGGATTGGTTACAAAAGTAA
- the rnfB gene encoding RnfABCDGE type electron transport complex subunit B, which produces MFEAILVPVLILTGVGVAAGIMLSFASKFMAIPVDTRLEEVREALPGINCGACGYAGCDQYAKAIVEEGAAVNRCIPGGDKTAKAVGELMGTGVSDVEEKVAFVACKGVPGDDKKKLDYKGIDSCYAASLLYGGDSSCAYGCLGYGDCAKSCPFGAIDLVNGVAVVRPEICTGCSLCVATCPKALISMYPVNKPIHVECRNKDKGAKTRKVCANGCIACRKCASVCPTEAITVDENLAYIDVEKCISCGKCIEVCPVHVIEKFHPSCEK; this is translated from the coding sequence ATGTTTGAAGCAATCTTAGTCCCTGTTTTAATTTTGACAGGAGTTGGCGTTGCAGCCGGTATTATGTTATCGTTTGCATCTAAGTTTATGGCTATCCCCGTAGATACAAGGCTTGAGGAAGTACGCGAGGCACTCCCCGGCATCAATTGCGGTGCTTGCGGTTATGCAGGCTGCGACCAATATGCAAAAGCCATTGTAGAAGAAGGCGCCGCAGTTAACCGTTGCATCCCCGGCGGCGATAAAACAGCAAAAGCTGTTGGTGAGCTGATGGGAACCGGCGTGAGTGACGTAGAAGAAAAAGTTGCCTTTGTAGCTTGTAAAGGTGTCCCCGGAGATGATAAGAAAAAACTTGATTATAAAGGTATTGATTCGTGCTATGCAGCCAGTTTGCTTTACGGCGGTGATTCCAGCTGTGCATACGGCTGCTTAGGCTATGGTGACTGTGCTAAATCTTGCCCCTTTGGTGCGATTGATTTGGTAAATGGAGTTGCTGTGGTTCGCCCCGAAATTTGCACAGGGTGCTCTCTTTGTGTGGCTACCTGCCCGAAAGCTCTTATTTCAATGTACCCGGTAAACAAACCCATTCACGTAGAATGCCGTAATAAAGACAAAGGTGCCAAAACACGCAAGGTCTGCGCAAATGGTTGTATTGCCTGCAGAAAATGTGCATCTGTGTGCCCGACCGAAGCAATCACTGTGGATGAAAATCTGGCTTATATCGACGTTGAAAAATGTATCTCTTGCGGCAAATGTATCGAGGTGTGCCCCGTTCATGTCATTGAAAAATTCCACCCCTCGTGTGAGAAATAA
- a CDS encoding uroporphyrinogen decarboxylase family protein — protein sequence MTSYERVALALSHKEADRVPVYPILSGVTRKLIGASYSDWSTNADICAEAFLKSAEDFDIDCIVTLIDLSVECDAWGQKIIFPENEAAHPDYSQSVIQEIEDYAKIKKVDYRTSERMMMHIDVCKKIVAEKKGKIPIVAFVFGPLGVVSMLRNQQDMYMDLYDDPDAVKEAVKQVNETLKEYVAALCDTGVDAVMFDTLFASASIMSKEMWKDMEAQPLRELSQVVRDKGCLMMIHNCGQKIYFDAQIEAAEPVAISFLYPPDDCADFAECKAKYGDKTMLIGSVIPASAVIGTDEEWDKQCIDQIDAMAKGGGFMLATGCEYPANASFDRAKRMIEIAKSHGQYK from the coding sequence ATGACTTCGTATGAACGTGTAGCTTTGGCTCTTTCGCATAAAGAAGCAGACCGTGTACCGGTATATCCTATTTTAAGCGGTGTAACTCGCAAGCTTATTGGCGCCAGTTATAGCGACTGGTCTACCAACGCAGACATTTGCGCAGAGGCATTTTTAAAATCTGCCGAAGATTTTGACATTGACTGTATTGTTACGTTAATCGATTTGTCAGTAGAATGCGATGCATGGGGGCAAAAAATAATATTCCCCGAAAATGAAGCTGCACATCCCGATTATTCGCAAAGTGTTATTCAAGAAATTGAAGATTACGCAAAAATCAAAAAGGTTGATTACCGAACCTCTGAACGCATGATGATGCACATTGATGTTTGCAAAAAGATTGTAGCAGAGAAAAAGGGTAAAATCCCAATTGTGGCATTTGTTTTTGGTCCATTGGGTGTAGTATCTATGCTGCGGAATCAGCAGGATATGTATATGGATTTGTACGATGACCCCGATGCTGTCAAAGAAGCCGTTAAACAAGTGAATGAAACACTTAAAGAATATGTAGCAGCTTTATGTGATACAGGTGTAGATGCGGTTATGTTCGACACTCTGTTTGCTTCGGCATCCATTATGTCGAAAGAAATGTGGAAGGACATGGAGGCTCAACCATTGCGCGAGCTTTCGCAAGTTGTACGCGACAAAGGCTGTTTGATGATGATTCACAACTGCGGCCAAAAAATATATTTTGATGCACAAATTGAGGCAGCAGAACCCGTGGCAATTTCGTTTTTATATCCCCCCGATGATTGCGCCGATTTTGCGGAGTGCAAAGCGAAATACGGCGATAAAACTATGTTGATTGGCAGTGTTATACCTGCCTCTGCTGTAATTGGTACCGATGAAGAGTGGGATAAACAATGCATCGATCAAATTGATGCTATGGCAAAAGGTGGCGGTTTTATGCTGGCTACAGGCTGTGAATACCCTGCAAACGCCAGCTTTGACAGAGCAAAACGTATGATTGAAATTGCCAAAAGCCACGGACAATATAAATAG
- a CDS encoding RnfABCDGE type electron transport complex subunit G, with translation MSKAKEILMPVLVLGVVCLVVTALLGVTNFFTAPIIAANQGSKTDSSRKVVLADGDKFTKVDLPESELTGLGVTEVYKAENGAGYAITTAVVGYHGEITSMFGIDPEGKIVGLTVLSHTETKGLGERIADKDWQSQFIGKSGTLNLVKGTGGGDNDIAALAGATISSTAMTTAANSALAAFEMAKGA, from the coding sequence ATGAGCAAAGCAAAAGAAATATTGATGCCTGTTTTGGTACTTGGTGTTGTATGTCTTGTCGTTACGGCACTGCTTGGGGTAACCAACTTTTTTACTGCGCCTATCATTGCAGCGAATCAAGGCTCTAAAACCGATTCTTCGCGTAAAGTGGTTTTAGCTGATGGCGATAAATTCACAAAAGTTGATTTGCCTGAAAGTGAATTGACTGGGCTTGGTGTTACTGAAGTTTATAAGGCAGAAAATGGTGCAGGCTATGCCATTACAACCGCAGTTGTCGGTTATCACGGTGAAATCACCTCGATGTTTGGTATAGACCCTGAGGGCAAAATTGTAGGTTTAACCGTACTTAGCCACACCGAAACAAAAGGTTTGGGCGAACGTATTGCAGACAAAGACTGGCAAAGCCAGTTTATAGGCAAAAGCGGCACTTTAAACCTTGTTAAGGGAACCGGCGGCGGAGACAATGATATTGCCGCATTGGCTGGTGCTACTATATCCTCTACAGCAATGACAACTGCCGCAAATTCTGCGCTGGCTGCATTTGAAATGGCGAAAGGGGCGTAA